One bacterium genomic region harbors:
- the pilO gene encoding type 4a pilus biogenesis protein PilO → MKLTPIQQYLILGVILVCGLVFAYYQFLLKPKMAEIEKLRSTLEEKKKDLEDAKKIVAKYAEFKKRADTVQRELEWVQNRIPKTIDKSKLVEAIGLIQNRSGVYLTNFNMNTGPSSRDVFVELPAIVRISTNFDGLLRFLKEISLNSGFLMIAKDLSVTPLGSTDDPKITISAQMTVCGVQAK, encoded by the coding sequence ATGAAATTGACCCCCATTCAACAATACCTCATCCTTGGTGTGATCTTGGTTTGCGGATTGGTTTTTGCCTACTATCAATTTTTATTAAAACCAAAAATGGCTGAAATAGAAAAATTGCGCAGTACTTTGGAAGAGAAAAAAAAGGACTTAGAAGACGCAAAAAAGATCGTTGCGAAGTATGCTGAATTTAAAAAGCGGGCGGATACAGTTCAGCGTGAATTGGAGTGGGTGCAAAATCGGATCCCAAAAACGATTGACAAGTCTAAATTGGTTGAAGCCATTGGGCTCATACAAAACCGTTCGGGTGTTTACTTGACTAATTTCAACATGAATACCGGTCCTAGTTCTAGGGATGTTTTTGTGGAACTTCCCGCTATCGTAAGGATTTCTACGAATTTCGATGGTCTATTGCGGTTCTTAAAAGAGATAAGTCTCAATAGCGGATTTCTCATGATTGCAAAGGACCTCTCGGTTACGCCTTTGGGTTCAACCGATGATCCAAAAATAACTATTTCCGCCCAAATGACAGTATGTGGAGTGCAAGCAAAATGA
- the pilM gene encoding type IV pilus assembly protein PilM, which translates to MDIGSSSIKAIQVRSQNGQFHLVNGGMIEIPRDSADTKVFDGQKGLLADSIKKLFKDTGIKTKNVVTSLSGDSVIIRYVKLPFMTPEELRGAISKEAEQYIPLNIDQVVLDFQILGETQEDGQKKLDVLLVAAKVDVVDQHLSTLKSLGLIPRIIDIDAFALQNAFEINKVEDSDETVALINLGASLTTINILEGKNTRFTRDVPVAGNEFTREIQKEFNIKFSEAEELKKSHGAISMEEDDFSLSTVSQKDDRVLRMSDVMTPILNKLLGEIRRSFDYYETQARKKTVERVILLGGSARLKNVNRFLANKLGIPVELFSPFRNLELNKKDAKAEALSEKEYHMGVCLGLALRQGEK; encoded by the coding sequence TTGGATATAGGTTCCTCCAGCATTAAGGCTATTCAGGTCAGGAGCCAGAATGGTCAATTTCATTTGGTCAACGGTGGGATGATCGAAATCCCGAGAGATTCAGCTGATACGAAAGTATTTGACGGACAAAAAGGCCTATTGGCCGATTCAATTAAAAAACTATTCAAAGATACCGGAATAAAAACGAAAAATGTTGTCACTTCTTTATCCGGTGACTCGGTGATCATCCGTTATGTAAAACTACCATTCATGACTCCGGAAGAACTTCGTGGAGCAATTTCGAAAGAGGCTGAGCAATACATTCCTTTGAATATCGATCAGGTGGTCCTTGATTTTCAGATTTTGGGTGAGACGCAGGAAGATGGGCAAAAAAAATTAGATGTTCTCTTGGTAGCGGCAAAAGTGGATGTGGTCGATCAACACCTTTCTACCCTAAAGAGCTTGGGGCTGATACCCAGAATAATTGATATTGATGCTTTTGCCCTTCAAAACGCTTTTGAAATTAACAAAGTCGAAGATAGTGATGAAACAGTAGCGTTGATAAACCTGGGAGCTTCTCTAACTACGATCAATATTCTCGAGGGCAAAAACACTCGATTTACGCGGGATGTTCCGGTTGCGGGAAACGAATTCACTAGAGAAATTCAAAAAGAGTTTAATATAAAGTTTTCAGAAGCAGAGGAGCTGAAAAAATCCCATGGAGCAATTTCCATGGAAGAAGATGATTTTAGTTTGTCGACCGTTTCCCAAAAAGATGACAGGGTGCTTAGGATGTCGGATGTCATGACTCCGATCTTGAATAAACTCTTGGGGGAAATTAGACGCTCGTTCGATTATTATGAAACCCAAGCTAGGAAAAAAACGGTCGAGAGAGTGATATTACTTGGTGGAAGCGCCAGACTGAAGAATGTAAATAGGTTTTTGGCCAATAAATTGGGTATCCCTGTAGAGCTTTTTTCCCCATTCAGAAATTTGGAACTGAACAAAAAAGACGCAAAGGCTGAAGCCCTTTCCGAAAAGGAATATCACATGGGAGTTTGTTTAGGGCTTGCTTTGCGTCAAGGGGAAAAATAA
- a CDS encoding prepilin-type N-terminal cleavage/methylation domain-containing protein, with translation MIRLKNKGFTLIELMIVVAIIGILAAIAIPRFAQMLEKSREGSTKGNLGSLKSAASIYYGDQQGIWPTTLNSFSTYAFSRYLDNISPVKVTGAFVANATSPSGSGVALTGQSQVPTGSATGWMYDSGLGNVYVNSTVKDSKGIPYSFYGFE, from the coding sequence ATGATTCGTTTGAAGAACAAGGGGTTTACCCTTATTGAACTGATGATCGTTGTCGCGATCATCGGTATTTTGGCCGCAATCGCTATTCCGCGGTTTGCGCAAATGTTGGAAAAGTCGCGCGAAGGATCAACCAAAGGAAACTTAGGTTCCTTGAAATCCGCCGCTTCGATTTATTATGGGGATCAACAGGGTATTTGGCCTACCACGTTGAACTCTTTTAGCACGTACGCTTTCAGCCGCTATTTGGACAACATTTCGCCCGTTAAAGTGACGGGGGCGTTCGTTGCCAATGCGACTAGCCCTTCGGGGAGCGGTGTGGCTTTGACCGGTCAAAGCCAGGTTCCGACAGGTAGCGCTACGGGCTGGATGTATGATTCTGGCTTGGGGAATGTTTATGTAAACAGCACTGTCAAGGATTCAAAAGGCATTCCTTATTCCTTCTATGGTTTTGAATAA